The following coding sequences are from one Bifidobacterium sp. window:
- a CDS encoding HAMP domain-containing sensor histidine kinase: protein MKAWAWSRSSQLEDSSSSQPRARAVKERRFSPYMFIWTFALLCVLAGGQALILGAYAKLPSFPPMFVAGMTGYWAIVAGTLSLITYLQIRKRLEPMRKFSEASRQVASGDFSVYLEPEHLPESTQWDANDEMFEDFNTMVHELGSIETMKNDFVANVSHEIKTPLAIIQSYVQLLGKSDLSDEQRSRYAATVTDASERLGQFVTNILKLSKLENQGISLQIENCDLPRQLSDAVLAYSDLFDAKNVTFDVDMEDRALVKADSGVLEVVWSNILGNALKFTERGGHVSLRQSSDNDIVSVEIRDNGCGMSKEELAHVFDKFYQGDTSHAARGNGLGMAMVRRAVELSGGTVTLSSVAGQGTEVLVRLPAAQ, encoded by the coding sequence ATGAAGGCATGGGCATGGAGTCGGTCTAGTCAACTTGAGGACTCATCATCTAGTCAGCCTCGCGCAAGGGCTGTCAAGGAAAGACGGTTCTCTCCGTATATGTTCATTTGGACTTTTGCCCTACTGTGCGTCCTTGCAGGTGGACAAGCTCTGATACTCGGTGCATATGCCAAATTGCCATCCTTCCCACCAATGTTCGTCGCAGGTATGACAGGATATTGGGCAATTGTGGCCGGTACCTTAAGCCTCATTACGTATTTACAGATTCGCAAACGGCTGGAGCCGATGCGCAAATTTAGTGAGGCGAGCAGACAAGTAGCATCTGGCGATTTCTCAGTCTATTTGGAGCCTGAACACCTGCCTGAATCAACTCAGTGGGATGCCAATGACGAGATGTTCGAGGACTTTAACACTATGGTTCATGAGCTTGGCAGCATTGAAACCATGAAGAACGATTTCGTGGCGAACGTATCTCATGAGATTAAGACTCCCCTAGCTATTATTCAGAGTTACGTACAGCTGCTAGGCAAATCAGATCTGTCAGACGAACAGCGCTCGCGTTATGCAGCTACGGTGACGGATGCTAGCGAGCGTTTGGGGCAGTTCGTGACCAATATCCTTAAACTCAGCAAACTCGAAAATCAAGGCATCAGCTTACAAATTGAGAATTGCGACCTCCCTCGGCAATTATCAGATGCAGTGCTGGCTTACAGTGATCTTTTCGACGCCAAAAATGTGACTTTTGATGTCGATATGGAGGATCGCGCATTGGTGAAGGCTGATTCTGGAGTGCTGGAAGTAGTCTGGAGCAATATTCTCGGTAATGCTTTGAAATTCACTGAACGAGGTGGACATGTGTCACTTCGACAAAGTTCCGATAACGATATCGTCAGTGTTGAAATTCGTGATAATGGTTGCGGTATGAGTAAAGAAGAGCTTGCGCATGTGTTTGACAAGTTTTATCAGGGAGATACCTCCCATGCGGCTCGCGGTAATGGGCTTGGTATGGCAATGGTCCGTAGAGCAGTCGAACTTTCAGGCGGAACTGTAACGCTAAGCAGCGTTGCAGGGCAAGGAACTGAAGTGTTGGTGAGATTGCCTGCTGCGCAGTAG
- the mvk gene encoding mevalonate kinase, whose protein sequence is MAESLHEQTPQRKHEHADSQDTRESRAAYISDAHEFDRVYLSGYGETWAKTILIGDHSAVYGYPAIALPLQSLKMRAWVTPTGGKEHILHALGYEGELKVSGKRFAGIRRAVQVAESFVGRSSLTFDIVTSADFPAERGLGSSAAAAGAVIRAVLDAYGKTATPDELFGLTNGAEIITHGHPSGLDSVTTCASDPILLDHGAISTVNMDIPAYLVIADSGISGSTREAVSGVRHRYEHEFENTKSILDNMGSLGRQAVVDLARGDIDGLGERMNQAQQMLMQLAVSHPTLDLLVETARSAGAAGAKLTGGGLGGCMIALASTQVVAESIREHLYEQGAKSVWIHPLRTYPESVKHDEEGYTSARSRTDERIR, encoded by the coding sequence ATGGCAGAGTCGTTGCATGAGCAGACACCTCAGCGAAAACACGAGCACGCAGATTCGCAGGATACACGAGAATCGCGTGCGGCTTACATCAGCGATGCGCATGAATTCGACAGAGTGTACTTATCGGGTTATGGAGAGACTTGGGCGAAAACAATTCTCATCGGCGACCACAGTGCAGTGTATGGGTATCCGGCGATTGCTCTGCCGCTGCAGAGTTTGAAGATGCGCGCATGGGTGACTCCGACCGGCGGCAAAGAACATATACTCCATGCTCTGGGATATGAAGGGGAGCTAAAAGTCTCCGGTAAGCGTTTTGCAGGAATTCGCCGTGCGGTTCAGGTTGCTGAATCCTTTGTTGGTCGTTCAAGCTTGACCTTTGATATTGTGACATCAGCTGATTTTCCTGCAGAACGAGGTCTTGGCTCGTCTGCGGCAGCTGCGGGTGCGGTTATTCGTGCAGTGCTTGATGCATATGGCAAGACGGCCACGCCTGATGAATTATTCGGACTGACTAATGGCGCTGAAATCATTACTCACGGACATCCTTCAGGGCTTGATTCTGTGACAACGTGTGCCTCAGATCCAATTTTGTTGGATCATGGCGCTATATCGACCGTGAATATGGACATTCCTGCGTATCTTGTTATCGCGGATTCTGGTATATCTGGCAGTACGCGTGAGGCTGTTAGCGGTGTCAGACATCGCTATGAGCATGAATTTGAAAACACCAAATCAATACTCGACAATATGGGATCCCTTGGTAGACAAGCAGTGGTTGATTTGGCTAGAGGGGACATTGACGGATTAGGTGAGCGGATGAATCAGGCTCAGCAGATGTTGATGCAGCTTGCTGTGAGCCACCCTACCTTGGATTTACTCGTCGAAACTGCAAGGTCAGCAGGTGCCGCAGGAGCGAAGCTAACCGGAGGGGGACTCGGCGGTTGCATGATCGCCTTGGCTTCGACGCAAGTTGTTGCTGAATCCATCCGCGAGCATCTATACGAACAAGGAGCGAAAAGCGTGTGGATACATCCACTTCGCACGTATCCCGAATCAGTCAAACACGATGAGGAAGGCTATACTTCAGCTCGTTCACGAACTGACGAAAGAATCCGATGA
- a CDS encoding TetR/AcrR family transcriptional regulator, which yields MSAENVRQGSSRSRQALLDATITLLEDREVSDITITDIAAEAGVTRPTFYQNFQDLPTAFAAAALYRVRPIFENPLISLIPKEERLSIVDSFLRQITYVLEHYRDFYLKIFQGPAALRVLDELVEGVAEHMERESPVMDALAEGPLPFHKASHAVSAGTLWIIRQWLENPDGLSADDVAQQLRIFNTMSVCGGLGSDSKQALSTPSEHL from the coding sequence ATGTCAGCCGAAAATGTCAGACAGGGTTCCAGCAGGTCGCGACAAGCATTGCTGGATGCCACAATCACGCTTCTTGAAGATCGTGAGGTATCTGATATCACTATCACTGACATTGCTGCCGAAGCAGGCGTGACGCGTCCAACGTTCTATCAGAACTTCCAAGACTTACCTACTGCATTTGCAGCAGCAGCGTTGTATCGGGTGCGGCCCATTTTTGAGAATCCTTTAATCTCTTTGATTCCCAAAGAGGAGCGGCTATCAATCGTTGATTCATTCTTGAGACAAATTACTTATGTCTTGGAACACTACAGAGATTTCTACCTCAAGATATTTCAAGGACCTGCAGCTCTACGGGTGCTAGATGAATTGGTTGAGGGCGTTGCTGAGCATATGGAGCGAGAGTCGCCGGTTATGGATGCGTTGGCGGAAGGGCCGCTGCCTTTTCATAAGGCAAGCCACGCTGTTTCGGCGGGCACTCTATGGATTATCCGGCAATGGTTGGAAAATCCAGACGGATTAAGTGCTGACGATGTTGCACAGCAACTCAGGATATTTAATACGATGAGTGTCTGTGGAGGATTGGGGTCAGATTCGAAACAAGCGCTCTCAACGCCTTCGGAGCATCTGTGA
- a CDS encoding MFS transporter yields MMSEQVEQQSQQETAEMTEKPASLRQGHAKKKRRLMWLRRLRKEDIVVVEQESVRQAVLGTAVGNFMEWFDFGIYGYLTVVMTTVFTKGMPQSIGVLVMLLGFAVSFLARPLGGFILGPLGDRIGRQKVLFLTMSVMAASTALIGILPTAAQIGLWAPIPLYILKLVQGFSTGGEYAGAATYVSEFSPDKRRGYYSAWLDMGSYLGFATGAGVVAICSVLTQQAWGADAMANGGWRIPYFMAIPLGIIAIYFRTRIPETPHFEEDDEEEGGAKRKKSKRRGQWKFAVVDPEGRDSKLFGHHSLLNLVHNFRREIVLGIMLVAATNTLSYVLTSYMPTYLEKEIGASQVTAAASTIPVLILVAVLLPFIGKLSDRIGRRPVLAIAVVSTLILALPAFWMLHLGQSWTLHVALVLLAIPAAFYIAVTVTTIPALFPTASRFSGMAVTYNIGVSLFGGTAPLIVQAFLELTGNRYVPAFYVMVFSAIGGVAVWLIPESAGKHLIGSMPAVETHAEATRLVATQDENPDIDLHTMPVQAVTAEWKGASPKVS; encoded by the coding sequence ATGATGTCTGAACAAGTTGAACAACAATCGCAACAAGAAACGGCTGAGATGACAGAAAAGCCGGCATCACTCAGGCAAGGGCATGCCAAGAAAAAACGTCGCCTGATGTGGCTACGCAGACTCCGGAAGGAAGATATTGTCGTAGTCGAGCAGGAATCGGTACGCCAAGCAGTTCTTGGCACAGCGGTTGGCAATTTCATGGAGTGGTTTGATTTTGGTATTTATGGGTATCTCACAGTCGTTATGACCACAGTGTTCACCAAAGGAATGCCTCAATCCATAGGCGTCTTGGTGATGTTGCTGGGTTTTGCAGTGAGTTTCTTGGCGCGACCGCTCGGTGGCTTCATTCTCGGCCCTCTTGGTGATCGCATTGGCCGTCAAAAAGTGTTGTTCCTCACGATGTCAGTTATGGCTGCTTCCACAGCTCTAATAGGCATATTGCCGACCGCAGCTCAGATCGGTCTCTGGGCACCAATTCCTCTGTATATATTGAAGCTGGTGCAAGGATTTTCAACGGGGGGCGAATATGCTGGTGCTGCAACCTATGTATCAGAGTTTTCTCCTGATAAACGTCGTGGATATTACAGTGCTTGGCTTGATATGGGTTCGTACCTTGGATTTGCCACGGGTGCTGGAGTGGTGGCAATTTGCAGCGTTCTGACGCAACAGGCTTGGGGCGCTGATGCTATGGCTAACGGCGGTTGGCGTATACCTTATTTCATGGCAATTCCGCTGGGGATTATCGCTATCTATTTCCGTACACGCATCCCTGAGACCCCACACTTCGAAGAGGATGATGAAGAAGAGGGGGGTGCCAAACGTAAGAAGTCAAAGCGACGTGGACAGTGGAAATTTGCGGTAGTTGATCCTGAAGGTCGTGATTCCAAACTCTTCGGGCATCATAGCTTGTTGAATCTTGTTCATAATTTCCGCAGAGAAATTGTGCTGGGCATAATGCTCGTAGCTGCTACCAATACACTGTCTTATGTACTGACTAGCTATATGCCCACATATCTTGAAAAAGAGATTGGTGCAAGTCAGGTGACAGCTGCAGCTTCAACCATTCCTGTGCTGATTTTAGTGGCAGTGTTACTACCCTTTATTGGTAAATTGTCCGATCGCATTGGCCGTCGTCCGGTGCTGGCGATTGCTGTTGTTTCGACACTGATACTGGCTTTACCTGCTTTCTGGATGCTGCATTTAGGACAATCCTGGACACTCCACGTGGCTTTAGTGTTGCTAGCGATACCAGCTGCCTTCTATATTGCAGTGACAGTAACAACAATTCCGGCTCTCTTTCCTACGGCTTCGCGTTTTAGTGGTATGGCTGTGACCTACAACATCGGAGTGTCACTGTTTGGGGGTACGGCTCCACTTATTGTTCAGGCTTTTCTTGAGTTAACAGGTAATCGCTATGTACCGGCGTTCTATGTAATGGTGTTTTCTGCCATAGGAGGTGTTGCTGTATGGCTGATACCGGAATCTGCAGGTAAGCATCTCATCGGCTCAATGCCGGCAGTGGAAACGCATGCTGAGGCGACGCGTCTGGTTGCGACGCAGGATGAGAATCCAGATATTGATTTGCACACAATGCCCGTTCAAGCTGTAACTGCAGAATGGAAGGGTGCATCACCTAAAGTCTCATAG
- a CDS encoding lactonase family protein: MQDTEEQHTTTKHEHAGDTIDMLIGGFGQQGGGDCLGIDWVRATVPANTPNHAPTDSSGNIAPTQSSLQHLKAIDIEHRGLLAELPSPTWLMLDNSVVYAPLEFSNEVVSLKVEEGTDGIHLTPISRVAVDGNTPTHLALSRDQYGQAHLIVACYGDGHVCVHPVDSDGHIGDCEQVLTNEGHGPLPAQECPHAHWILPLPDGRILTTDLGADQIHIHRWNGNRLDRVSSIECAPGTGPRDLHLLPANNPKIGWNVAVVDEWSSTVDIYAPEIPASGEDALSSGFSHVQRLGLDADAADQAASLAFVSDATLTSPSATSTTQESAMSTSGYCYVGLRGSDRIVTLRWDGEQLSYPVQSATSNTSSTRSFSSGGGRPRHIKAIANLLFVANQTTGRLNVFRLNANGEAVSETEIVVGSPTAIAPII; the protein is encoded by the coding sequence ATGCAAGACACCGAGGAACAGCATACGACAACGAAGCATGAGCATGCGGGCGACACGATAGACATGCTTATCGGCGGATTTGGACAGCAAGGAGGCGGCGATTGCTTAGGCATTGACTGGGTTCGCGCTACAGTTCCTGCGAATACACCAAATCATGCTCCCACCGATTCGTCGGGCAACATTGCTCCAACTCAGTCATCTCTTCAGCATCTGAAAGCCATTGACATTGAGCATCGCGGTCTCCTTGCAGAACTTCCTTCACCCACCTGGTTAATGCTCGATAACTCTGTCGTGTACGCTCCGTTGGAATTCAGCAATGAAGTAGTTTCGCTCAAGGTGGAAGAGGGCACCGATGGCATACATCTCACCCCAATCTCTCGCGTTGCTGTAGATGGCAACACCCCTACACATCTCGCCTTGTCTCGTGATCAATACGGCCAAGCACATCTGATAGTGGCATGCTACGGCGATGGACATGTCTGCGTACACCCTGTGGATTCAGATGGCCATATTGGCGATTGCGAACAGGTGTTGACCAATGAAGGACATGGCCCCTTGCCCGCACAAGAATGCCCCCATGCTCATTGGATATTGCCGCTTCCAGACGGTCGAATACTCACCACAGATCTCGGCGCGGATCAGATACATATTCACCGTTGGAACGGCAACCGACTGGATCGCGTGTCCTCCATTGAATGCGCCCCTGGTACCGGACCTAGAGATTTGCATTTGTTACCAGCCAACAATCCCAAGATTGGCTGGAATGTCGCAGTCGTTGATGAATGGAGCTCGACTGTGGATATCTACGCTCCCGAGATTCCAGCGTCAGGTGAGGACGCTCTTAGCTCTGGATTCAGTCATGTTCAACGCCTAGGGCTCGACGCAGATGCAGCAGACCAGGCAGCCTCACTCGCCTTCGTCAGCGATGCCACGCTCACAAGTCCATCTGCAACTTCAACTACTCAAGAATCTGCTATGTCCACTTCGGGGTATTGCTATGTTGGGCTGCGCGGTTCGGATAGGATCGTCACCTTGAGATGGGATGGCGAACAGCTGTCTTATCCGGTGCAATCAGCCACCAGTAATACCTCTTCCACCCGCAGTTTCAGCAGTGGCGGCGGCCGGCCACGCCACATTAAGGCGATTGCTAACCTGCTGTTCGTTGCCAATCAGACCACAGGCAGATTGAATGTATTCAGACTCAACGCTAACGGTGAAGCAGTATCCGAGACTGAAATCGTTGTAGGCTCACCAACTGCCATAGCTCCAATAATCTAA
- a CDS encoding response regulator transcription factor, giving the protein MVDILVVEDERDLNEVTCMYLRDAGYAVTGCLNVHDAYEAMHGRLFDLVVSDIMMPGTDGYAFAAKLRELYAHLPIIFMTARDDIASKKKGFHTGVDDYMVKPIDFDELVLRIEALLRRAHIDDEKRLSIGNLAMNVDQMTASISDEEIALTNREFNILFKLLSYPKQVFSRAQLMDEFWDAESYTGLRAVDVYITNLRKKLAECDGFDIVTVRGLGYKAVPR; this is encoded by the coding sequence ATGGTCGATATTCTTGTAGTGGAAGACGAGCGTGACCTTAATGAAGTCACCTGCATGTACTTGCGTGATGCTGGGTACGCTGTCACAGGTTGCCTCAATGTGCATGATGCTTATGAAGCCATGCACGGACGCCTATTTGATCTGGTGGTGTCTGACATCATGATGCCAGGAACTGACGGATATGCTTTCGCGGCGAAGTTACGCGAGTTATATGCGCATCTGCCGATTATTTTCATGACAGCACGCGACGACATCGCATCCAAGAAAAAAGGCTTCCACACCGGAGTGGATGACTATATGGTCAAGCCGATTGACTTTGATGAGCTGGTATTGCGTATCGAAGCCTTGCTGCGCAGAGCGCATATCGACGATGAGAAACGCTTGTCCATTGGAAATTTAGCCATGAATGTTGATCAGATGACTGCGTCGATAAGTGACGAGGAAATCGCATTGACGAATCGTGAATTCAACATACTCTTCAAGTTGCTCAGCTACCCCAAACAAGTATTCTCGCGAGCTCAATTAATGGATGAGTTTTGGGATGCAGAATCATATACGGGGTTGAGGGCGGTTGATGTATACATCACCAATTTGCGCAAGAAGCTTGCAGAGTGTGATGGCTTTGACATTGTTACGGTAAGAGGATTGGGCTATAAGGCGGTGCCGCGATGA
- the mvaD gene encoding diphosphomevalonate decarboxylase, whose translation MTTQDSINVPSAGESNSAIATANANIALIKYWGKADEDLIIPNMSSLSLTLEGLETTTRVSFDTASHSEQTDLLYIDGKQQQGNALRRVSALLDTIRSMAGIHSHAVVTSHNTVPYEAGLASSSSAFAALATAASYAAGLKLTRRELSRLARRGSGSASRSIFGGMALWHAGHDDDSSFAEPVPCPMDLAIVVVLISGSSKKISSREAMQRSVTTSALYNAWVESNAKDLHDALDAIKREDIAALGPVVQTNSLGMHATMMTAKPPVLYWLPGSVAAMQAVEDLHSHGMNAWATMDAGPNVKVLTTAAEAAQVEQALRDKLPGFEVHTHVAGPGARLLPAEHDI comes from the coding sequence ATGACCACTCAGGACAGCATCAATGTTCCTAGCGCTGGCGAGAGTAACAGTGCCATAGCGACCGCTAACGCCAATATCGCTCTGATTAAATACTGGGGCAAAGCGGATGAGGATTTGATTATCCCCAACATGTCGAGTTTGTCGTTGACTCTCGAGGGTCTGGAAACTACTACACGCGTAAGCTTCGATACAGCTAGTCATAGTGAACAGACTGATCTCTTATATATTGACGGCAAGCAGCAACAGGGGAATGCACTCCGGCGGGTGAGTGCTCTGCTTGACACCATACGATCAATGGCTGGAATTCATTCTCATGCAGTGGTGACCTCGCATAATACGGTGCCCTACGAAGCTGGTCTTGCCAGCTCATCCTCCGCCTTTGCTGCTCTGGCTACTGCTGCTTCGTATGCGGCAGGCTTGAAATTGACTAGACGCGAACTATCCAGACTCGCTAGGCGTGGATCTGGATCAGCGTCACGCTCAATCTTTGGTGGTATGGCCTTGTGGCATGCGGGTCATGACGACGATTCGTCTTTCGCTGAACCAGTGCCGTGCCCGATGGACTTGGCGATTGTGGTGGTTCTGATTTCAGGTAGTAGTAAGAAAATATCAAGCAGAGAAGCTATGCAACGGAGTGTAACTACTTCTGCTTTGTATAACGCGTGGGTGGAGTCGAACGCGAAGGATTTGCACGACGCTCTAGACGCCATTAAACGAGAAGATATCGCAGCTTTAGGACCAGTAGTGCAGACGAATTCCTTAGGAATGCATGCGACGATGATGACAGCCAAACCACCGGTTTTGTACTGGCTGCCTGGAAGTGTGGCTGCTATGCAAGCGGTTGAGGACTTGCATAGCCATGGTATGAATGCCTGGGCCACGATGGATGCTGGCCCGAATGTCAAGGTGCTGACCACTGCAGCAGAAGCAGCACAGGTTGAGCAGGCTTTGCGTGATAAGCTGCCTGGATTCGAAGTACATACGCATGTTGCCGGGCCAGGAGCACGACTGCTTCCAGCAGAGCATGATATATGA
- a CDS encoding YhgE/Pip domain-containing protein — MAASPTVGATNAKAQRKSTSRQTIDVLVIATLIVLAILPLIYAGLLTDANIDPFDRLGNVDAAIVNLDEGTTVSASGTTTTTNLGKQVTKTFTKKNSNSTNFNWHSTSTSDASDGLKHGRYLVTMVIPKTFTADALSSATKSPDDADAVEQGNIAITTDDSVNYLAGTIAKSVGSSLERSLSGKVSSAYLDKVYMTISGMHDSLGKASSGATTLAAGTQKSAQGANTLSTGLNAMSQKTQALPTATKKLADGASTVSTGVSALAQGSQRLTQGTQTLYTSVEALPTATQSLAQGVSSVANAVHPLSSGANSLHAATSKISDGAAQSASGAATLAKGATGLHAATSTLSSGTANALTGATALATGAAQLSNSAVQLQQLQTAQTQQIQHLVDAYDTMNDAERLAALQSIEGTSQQLSAGTAALSGTTDQTGLSKLASSSAQLVGNDATDTAQATGLRALHAGAKSVEAGAQQLSSGTDTLSQGLSTLSSGAAQSNSGAEKLQSGLSTLDANMPKLTQGTAKLTTASTSLVSAISQLNSGAGTLNGGLQTLDSKIPSLASGLNTLNSQSQTLVVSIDKAASGSQQLSTASTTIAKGSSSLATALSAGSQKVPSYTDAQAKTISATAAQPVSVTSTRNHQVSNTGTGMLPYFLGLALWLGALSTFMMRPALRAKLMRKHRSALVVALGSYLPYAVLGMIQAIAAVSIVHWGIGVDVANLGGLFLFTMFASCCYMAISQACIVLLGDPGKFVLILLMVTQLTSGGGTYPVETTPGFFRAVNPFLPMTYVIKGVRSQIGGGNVFVGASHSADVDLGTERFVGHIRLSEYSDEEGEKHQSC; from the coding sequence ATGGCAGCATCTCCAACAGTGGGTGCGACGAACGCGAAAGCTCAGCGCAAAAGTACTTCTCGCCAAACAATTGATGTTCTAGTGATAGCGACGTTGATTGTTCTGGCAATTCTGCCGTTGATCTATGCAGGGCTGTTGACCGATGCCAACATCGATCCCTTTGATCGCCTTGGTAATGTGGATGCTGCCATCGTCAACTTGGATGAAGGCACCACTGTGAGTGCTTCCGGCACCACCACCACTACGAACCTTGGTAAACAAGTGACGAAGACTTTTACCAAGAAGAATTCCAACAGCACTAATTTCAACTGGCATAGCACGAGTACTAGCGATGCCAGTGATGGGCTTAAGCACGGAAGATATTTGGTGACGATGGTAATCCCAAAGACCTTCACTGCTGACGCATTGTCTAGCGCTACTAAGAGTCCTGATGATGCTGATGCTGTTGAACAAGGGAATATCGCCATTACCACTGACGACTCAGTCAACTATTTGGCTGGAACTATTGCTAAAAGTGTTGGGTCGAGTCTCGAGCGTTCCCTCTCGGGAAAAGTGTCTTCCGCATATCTAGACAAAGTTTATATGACTATATCCGGTATGCATGATTCATTGGGTAAGGCGTCGAGTGGGGCCACCACTTTGGCGGCTGGAACCCAAAAAAGTGCTCAAGGCGCAAACACATTGAGCACTGGTCTGAACGCCATGTCTCAAAAGACCCAAGCTCTGCCGACAGCTACGAAGAAACTGGCCGACGGTGCAAGCACCGTGAGCACGGGAGTTAGCGCACTCGCTCAAGGCTCACAACGATTGACTCAAGGTACCCAAACCTTATATACCTCGGTTGAAGCGTTACCAACGGCAACCCAAAGCTTGGCGCAGGGTGTTAGCAGTGTCGCTAACGCGGTTCACCCACTGTCTTCAGGAGCCAACAGTTTGCATGCTGCGACATCGAAGATCTCCGACGGAGCTGCACAGTCAGCAAGCGGAGCTGCAACATTAGCGAAAGGTGCCACTGGGCTACATGCAGCCACAAGCACACTCTCATCAGGAACAGCTAATGCGCTTACTGGGGCGACTGCCTTGGCAACAGGAGCAGCGCAGCTGAGCAACAGTGCAGTCCAACTGCAACAACTGCAGACTGCGCAAACTCAACAGATACAACATCTGGTCGATGCCTATGACACCATGAATGACGCAGAGCGCTTAGCGGCACTGCAGAGCATCGAAGGCACTTCGCAACAACTTAGCGCAGGTACTGCTGCGCTGTCTGGCACAACAGACCAGACCGGCCTGAGCAAGCTCGCATCCTCAAGCGCCCAGTTAGTTGGAAATGATGCCACAGATACCGCTCAAGCTACTGGATTGCGTGCATTACATGCAGGTGCTAAATCAGTAGAAGCAGGAGCCCAACAACTCAGTAGCGGCACAGATACCCTCTCTCAAGGCCTTTCAACGCTTTCTTCTGGCGCGGCGCAAAGCAATTCTGGTGCCGAAAAGCTTCAGAGTGGACTGTCGACTTTAGACGCCAATATGCCAAAACTCACTCAAGGGACAGCGAAGTTAACTACAGCAAGCACCTCACTCGTCAGTGCAATATCCCAGTTGAATTCAGGAGCAGGCACGCTCAATGGAGGTTTGCAAACCTTGGATTCTAAGATTCCTTCACTCGCCAGTGGATTGAATACCCTGAATTCACAGAGCCAAACCTTGGTGGTATCCATTGACAAAGCAGCAAGTGGCTCCCAGCAGCTAAGCACAGCTTCGACAACGATAGCGAAAGGTAGCAGTTCTCTAGCGACAGCGCTCTCAGCGGGATCTCAGAAGGTGCCTTCTTACACTGATGCGCAGGCGAAAACTATCAGTGCAACAGCAGCTCAACCTGTTAGCGTTACCAGCACCAGAAATCATCAGGTCAGCAACACGGGAACAGGTATGCTGCCATATTTCCTTGGGCTTGCCTTATGGCTTGGTGCACTGTCTACGTTTATGATGCGCCCTGCACTGCGCGCCAAGCTTATGCGTAAACATCGTTCTGCACTCGTGGTCGCACTCGGATCATACTTACCCTATGCTGTGTTGGGCATGATACAAGCTATAGCGGCAGTATCTATCGTCCACTGGGGAATTGGGGTAGATGTCGCCAACCTCGGCGGTTTATTCCTCTTCACGATGTTTGCATCTTGCTGCTATATGGCTATAAGTCAGGCATGTATCGTGCTCCTGGGAGATCCGGGTAAGTTCGTCCTTATTCTGCTTATGGTGACACAGCTGACGAGTGGTGGTGGGACATATCCTGTGGAAACCACTCCTGGATTCTTCCGCGCAGTTAATCCCTTCTTACCGATGACGTATGTCATCAAAGGTGTGCGCTCGCAAATTGGCGGCGGCAACGTCTTTGTGGGGGCCAGCCATAGCGCCGATGTTGATTTGGGGACTGAGCGCTTTGTTGGTCACATTCGTCTCAGCGAGTATTCTGATGAAGAAGGTGAAAAGCACCAATCCTGCTGA